A section of the Drosophila sechellia strain sech25 chromosome 3L, ASM438219v1, whole genome shotgun sequence genome encodes:
- the LOC116800889 gene encoding uncharacterized protein LOC116800889 isoform X2: MCSKIISTLVFMCLLPNFTLFQENLTRIKCLDEFTNTTSGTAYWKYKGIPYAISEDLLCLKSDHQILMRVCDTNYGRWIPDLIECKIKINKNLHCPDDLFEIRNVGKLPICLKISTEPKAFNEQFCYGSNIIPMDLKSFELSKVSQFLKKMDISEYWLPIRRNNELMPYEVRLPGKSWRKKINRSIIHLKNNPNEHCLKRTISNQTPTDFKSQIVSVDCNAFLNAVCIFKSELISNAGCPSGFGALVYQPAVCYGIDWNNTTSEPLDLKEYLKKRNWLRRILAKYVSKKNRHEFFKIDFFFHHLTEEFVIIMSLSENFQIVSKGLKWIPTLSKKIVKPSSAVEMVLEIDHSSKGLRLVIYNRKYLWGNNSSYAGVKCFAFLKYGTLKNARLNLIWENQEQSYSIFKVNIVSSYRTEYWCEGHSIFDFQLVSTRLFVDVNRNTAPVFVLRWNVSCINANLAHSLCSEVTDKNVRKLVEGIYGNKNLGNLLIYDVRIMDMEWIKNVCVVFWIHITAALKITASIYHKEIAFGDNTPKIPKDFVAFMQIKITLRNFFFNFIKNSTYLIRSTDYCFSELSFSNDGMHLWTTTRVGEIAMTKKLCIQKDGMPYTRYCLGDFVHGAYWKELTQPVVCESPKNNTKVLHDLQVAKMFKSPPDKVLKYLKYTIANSKNNIVPADIFFIYNIIQSVLEVHSSNSAFQQTNKDLTKWKNVLYQIFDIYNILIGLDSKVIKMSAKLNATNKFLKSFEMLCDTLSTYLSFTQIDNGEEYLSDLHSETIDYDDIGVSVYVSKYILYFSINPSIANVSGIALFANNNTEDTHTKLKGAFQNEHYRFLQVNHDINDIVNEPDLELAVYLPIELFGTLKASTNEANDVIVVIKVYSSDELFQQPNRNLTLLSRVASISLPGYSSFLPVPVPLIFRKSTNKGVNPPGSCLIWNYEGWIDGYSMLKYFENNGGIALCLLRRLAPTGYFLEKINSIENHSIHNDLSMNNTKVNGSIICDILLFCSILMVIAFLFCKCIC, translated from the exons ATGTGTAGTAAAATTATCTCTACTTTAGTATTTATGTGCCTATTGCCTAATTTCACACTTTTTCAAGAAAACTTGACAAGG atAAAATGCCTTGACGAATTTACTAATACAACATCAGGCACGGCATATTGGAAGTATAAAGGCATTCCTTACGCAATATCTGAAGATCTGCTGTGCCTTAAATCTGACCATCAAATCTTAATGCGTGTGTGCGATACAAATTATGGGCGTTGGATACCAGATCTGATAgagtgcaaaataaaaataaacaaaaacctgCACTGCCCTGATGACCTTTTTGAAATTCGAAATGTTGGTAAACTTCCAATTTGTCTAAAAATTTCAACTGAACCTAAAGCATTTAATGAACAATTTTGCTACGGCTCAAATATAATTCCAATGgatttaaaaagttttgaaCTATCCAAAGTATCTCAGTTCTTGAAAAAAATGGATATAAGTGAATATTGGCTTCCAATTCGTCGAAATAACGAGCTAATGCCTTATGAAGTACGTCTGCCAGGAAAATCAtggagaaaaaaaataaataggagtataatacacttgaaaaaTAACCCCAACGAGCACTGTCTGAAGCGAACTATAAGTAATCAAACTCCAACTGACTTTAAAAGCCAAATAGTATCTGTGGACTGCAATGCTTTCTTGAATGCAGTTTGCATTTTTAAGTCGGAACTGATATCTAATGCTGGATGCCCGAGCGGCTTTGGAGCTTTAGTCTATCAGCCGGCAGTATGTTATGGTATTGACTGGAATAATACTACTTCTGAACCGCTCGATCTTAAAGAGTACTTAAAAAAACGAAATTGGCTTAGACGGATTTTAGCAAAGTATGTATCAAAGAAAAATCGACAcgaatttttcaaaattgatttcttttttcaCCACTTGACAGAAGAATTTGTTATAATAATGAGTCTATCTGAAAATTtccaaattgttagcaaaggCTTGAAATGGATTCCAACTTTAAGCAAAAAAATTGTGAAGCCAAGTAGTGCTGTTGAAATGGTATTGGAAATAGATCACAGCTCTAAAGGGCTTAGATTGGTGATTTATAATCGAAAGTATTTATGGGGTAATAACAGCTCTTATGCTGGTGTTAaatgttttgcatttttaaaatatggcACCTTAAAAAATGCCAGGTTGAACCTTATTTGGGAGAATCAAGAACAATCGTATTCAATATTTAAAGTCAATATAGTTTCAAGCTATCGCACCGAATATTGGTGTGAAGGTCACAGTATTTTCGATTTTCAACTGGTTTCCACCCGGTTATTTGTAGATGTTAACAGAAACACAGCGCCTGTCTTTGTTTTACGCTGGAACGTCTCATGTATAAATGCCAATTTGGCTCATAGCTTGTGTAGCGAAGTAACCGATAAAAATGTAAGAAAGCTGGTAGAAGGCATATATGGAAACAAAAATCTGGGTAATCTTCTCATATACGACGTTCGAATAATGGATATGGAATGGATCAAAAATGTGTGCGTTGTGTTTTGGATTCACATAACTGCGGCTCTGAAAATAACCGCTTCAATTTATCACAAGGAAATTGCCTTCGGGGACAATACACCGAAAATTCCAAAGGATTTTGTTGcctttatgcaaattaaaattacactacgcaattttttttttaatttcatcaAAAACTCTACTTATCTCATACGTAGTACAGACTACTGTTTTTCGGAGCTTTCATTTTCAAACGACGGAATGCACCTGTGGACTACAACGCGTGTTGGTGAAATCGCTATGACAAAGAAATTGTGTATTCAAAAAGATGGCATGCCTTATACGCGATATTGCTTAGGTGATTTTGTCCATGGCGCATATTGGAAAGAGTTAACACAACCAGTCGTATGTGAAAGTCCCAAGAATAATACCAAAGTATTGCATGATTTGCAAGTAGCCAAAATGTTTAAGTCCCCACCagataaagttttaaaatatttgaaatacaCAATTGCaaatagtaaaaataatatagtCCCGGCTGACatattctttatttataacattaTTCAGTCAGTGCTTGAAGTCCATTCATCTAATTCTGCGTTTCAACAGACAAATAAAGACTTAACTAAATGGAAGAATGTCCTCTATCAGATTTTcgatatatacaatatattaatAGGCCTTGACTCCAAAGTTATAAAGATGTCTGCTAAGCTAAACGCAACAAATAAGTTTTTAAAATCGTTTGAAATGTTATGTGACACTTTATCAACTTATTTATCTTTCACTCAAATAGATAATGGTGAAGAGTATTTATCTGATTTGCACAGTGAAACAATTGACTATGATGATATAGGAGTATCAGTATAcgtttcaaaatatattttatatttctcaATTAATCCAAGTATTGCCAATGTTTCTGGAATAGCATTGTTTGCAAACAATAATACAGAAGATACACATACAAAACTAAAGGGAGCATTTCAGAATGAACATTACCGCTTTCTTCAAGTAAATCATGACATTAATGATATTGTTAATGAACCTGACTTAGAGCTTGCTGTATATTTGCCAATAGAACTCTTTGGCACCTTGAAAGCTTCAACCAATGAGGCAAATGacgttattgttgttattaagGTATACTCAAGTGATGAATTATTTCAACAACCTAATAGAAATTTAACACTATTGAGCCGAGTAGCATCTATATCATTACCTGGGTATAGTTCATTTCTGCCTGTACCTGTGCCACTTATCTTTCGCAAATCCACGAACAAGGGAGTAAATCCGCCTGGTTCCTGTTTAATCTGGAACTATGAGGGATGGATCGATGGTTATAGTATGttaaaatatttcgaaaataACGGAGGTATAGCGCTATGCCTTTTAAGGCGTTTGGCACCAACTGGATATTTCTTAGAGAAAATTAATTCCATCGAAAATCATTCTATACATAACGATTTAAGTATGAATAATACAAAGGTAAATGGAAGTATTATATGTGATATTTTACTTTTCTGTTCCATACTGATGGTTAtagcatttttattttgcaagtGCATTTGTTGA
- the LOC116800889 gene encoding uncharacterized protein LOC116800889 isoform X1 — MCSKIISTLVFMCLLPNFTLFQENLTRVCKIKCLDEFTNTTSGTAYWKYKGIPYAISEDLLCLKSDHQILMRVCDTNYGRWIPDLIECKIKINKNLHCPDDLFEIRNVGKLPICLKISTEPKAFNEQFCYGSNIIPMDLKSFELSKVSQFLKKMDISEYWLPIRRNNELMPYEVRLPGKSWRKKINRSIIHLKNNPNEHCLKRTISNQTPTDFKSQIVSVDCNAFLNAVCIFKSELISNAGCPSGFGALVYQPAVCYGIDWNNTTSEPLDLKEYLKKRNWLRRILAKYVSKKNRHEFFKIDFFFHHLTEEFVIIMSLSENFQIVSKGLKWIPTLSKKIVKPSSAVEMVLEIDHSSKGLRLVIYNRKYLWGNNSSYAGVKCFAFLKYGTLKNARLNLIWENQEQSYSIFKVNIVSSYRTEYWCEGHSIFDFQLVSTRLFVDVNRNTAPVFVLRWNVSCINANLAHSLCSEVTDKNVRKLVEGIYGNKNLGNLLIYDVRIMDMEWIKNVCVVFWIHITAALKITASIYHKEIAFGDNTPKIPKDFVAFMQIKITLRNFFFNFIKNSTYLIRSTDYCFSELSFSNDGMHLWTTTRVGEIAMTKKLCIQKDGMPYTRYCLGDFVHGAYWKELTQPVVCESPKNNTKVLHDLQVAKMFKSPPDKVLKYLKYTIANSKNNIVPADIFFIYNIIQSVLEVHSSNSAFQQTNKDLTKWKNVLYQIFDIYNILIGLDSKVIKMSAKLNATNKFLKSFEMLCDTLSTYLSFTQIDNGEEYLSDLHSETIDYDDIGVSVYVSKYILYFSINPSIANVSGIALFANNNTEDTHTKLKGAFQNEHYRFLQVNHDINDIVNEPDLELAVYLPIELFGTLKASTNEANDVIVVIKVYSSDELFQQPNRNLTLLSRVASISLPGYSSFLPVPVPLIFRKSTNKGVNPPGSCLIWNYEGWIDGYSMLKYFENNGGIALCLLRRLAPTGYFLEKINSIENHSIHNDLSMNNTKVNGSIICDILLFCSILMVIAFLFCKCIC, encoded by the exons ATGTGTAGTAAAATTATCTCTACTTTAGTATTTATGTGCCTATTGCCTAATTTCACACTTTTTCAAGAAAACTTGACAAGGGTATGCAAA atAAAATGCCTTGACGAATTTACTAATACAACATCAGGCACGGCATATTGGAAGTATAAAGGCATTCCTTACGCAATATCTGAAGATCTGCTGTGCCTTAAATCTGACCATCAAATCTTAATGCGTGTGTGCGATACAAATTATGGGCGTTGGATACCAGATCTGATAgagtgcaaaataaaaataaacaaaaacctgCACTGCCCTGATGACCTTTTTGAAATTCGAAATGTTGGTAAACTTCCAATTTGTCTAAAAATTTCAACTGAACCTAAAGCATTTAATGAACAATTTTGCTACGGCTCAAATATAATTCCAATGgatttaaaaagttttgaaCTATCCAAAGTATCTCAGTTCTTGAAAAAAATGGATATAAGTGAATATTGGCTTCCAATTCGTCGAAATAACGAGCTAATGCCTTATGAAGTACGTCTGCCAGGAAAATCAtggagaaaaaaaataaataggagtataatacacttgaaaaaTAACCCCAACGAGCACTGTCTGAAGCGAACTATAAGTAATCAAACTCCAACTGACTTTAAAAGCCAAATAGTATCTGTGGACTGCAATGCTTTCTTGAATGCAGTTTGCATTTTTAAGTCGGAACTGATATCTAATGCTGGATGCCCGAGCGGCTTTGGAGCTTTAGTCTATCAGCCGGCAGTATGTTATGGTATTGACTGGAATAATACTACTTCTGAACCGCTCGATCTTAAAGAGTACTTAAAAAAACGAAATTGGCTTAGACGGATTTTAGCAAAGTATGTATCAAAGAAAAATCGACAcgaatttttcaaaattgatttcttttttcaCCACTTGACAGAAGAATTTGTTATAATAATGAGTCTATCTGAAAATTtccaaattgttagcaaaggCTTGAAATGGATTCCAACTTTAAGCAAAAAAATTGTGAAGCCAAGTAGTGCTGTTGAAATGGTATTGGAAATAGATCACAGCTCTAAAGGGCTTAGATTGGTGATTTATAATCGAAAGTATTTATGGGGTAATAACAGCTCTTATGCTGGTGTTAaatgttttgcatttttaaaatatggcACCTTAAAAAATGCCAGGTTGAACCTTATTTGGGAGAATCAAGAACAATCGTATTCAATATTTAAAGTCAATATAGTTTCAAGCTATCGCACCGAATATTGGTGTGAAGGTCACAGTATTTTCGATTTTCAACTGGTTTCCACCCGGTTATTTGTAGATGTTAACAGAAACACAGCGCCTGTCTTTGTTTTACGCTGGAACGTCTCATGTATAAATGCCAATTTGGCTCATAGCTTGTGTAGCGAAGTAACCGATAAAAATGTAAGAAAGCTGGTAGAAGGCATATATGGAAACAAAAATCTGGGTAATCTTCTCATATACGACGTTCGAATAATGGATATGGAATGGATCAAAAATGTGTGCGTTGTGTTTTGGATTCACATAACTGCGGCTCTGAAAATAACCGCTTCAATTTATCACAAGGAAATTGCCTTCGGGGACAATACACCGAAAATTCCAAAGGATTTTGTTGcctttatgcaaattaaaattacactacgcaattttttttttaatttcatcaAAAACTCTACTTATCTCATACGTAGTACAGACTACTGTTTTTCGGAGCTTTCATTTTCAAACGACGGAATGCACCTGTGGACTACAACGCGTGTTGGTGAAATCGCTATGACAAAGAAATTGTGTATTCAAAAAGATGGCATGCCTTATACGCGATATTGCTTAGGTGATTTTGTCCATGGCGCATATTGGAAAGAGTTAACACAACCAGTCGTATGTGAAAGTCCCAAGAATAATACCAAAGTATTGCATGATTTGCAAGTAGCCAAAATGTTTAAGTCCCCACCagataaagttttaaaatatttgaaatacaCAATTGCaaatagtaaaaataatatagtCCCGGCTGACatattctttatttataacattaTTCAGTCAGTGCTTGAAGTCCATTCATCTAATTCTGCGTTTCAACAGACAAATAAAGACTTAACTAAATGGAAGAATGTCCTCTATCAGATTTTcgatatatacaatatattaatAGGCCTTGACTCCAAAGTTATAAAGATGTCTGCTAAGCTAAACGCAACAAATAAGTTTTTAAAATCGTTTGAAATGTTATGTGACACTTTATCAACTTATTTATCTTTCACTCAAATAGATAATGGTGAAGAGTATTTATCTGATTTGCACAGTGAAACAATTGACTATGATGATATAGGAGTATCAGTATAcgtttcaaaatatattttatatttctcaATTAATCCAAGTATTGCCAATGTTTCTGGAATAGCATTGTTTGCAAACAATAATACAGAAGATACACATACAAAACTAAAGGGAGCATTTCAGAATGAACATTACCGCTTTCTTCAAGTAAATCATGACATTAATGATATTGTTAATGAACCTGACTTAGAGCTTGCTGTATATTTGCCAATAGAACTCTTTGGCACCTTGAAAGCTTCAACCAATGAGGCAAATGacgttattgttgttattaagGTATACTCAAGTGATGAATTATTTCAACAACCTAATAGAAATTTAACACTATTGAGCCGAGTAGCATCTATATCATTACCTGGGTATAGTTCATTTCTGCCTGTACCTGTGCCACTTATCTTTCGCAAATCCACGAACAAGGGAGTAAATCCGCCTGGTTCCTGTTTAATCTGGAACTATGAGGGATGGATCGATGGTTATAGTATGttaaaatatttcgaaaataACGGAGGTATAGCGCTATGCCTTTTAAGGCGTTTGGCACCAACTGGATATTTCTTAGAGAAAATTAATTCCATCGAAAATCATTCTATACATAACGATTTAAGTATGAATAATACAAAGGTAAATGGAAGTATTATATGTGATATTTTACTTTTCTGTTCCATACTGATGGTTAtagcatttttattttgcaagtGCATTTGTTGA